The genomic interval GGGGAACATCGGTATGATGTTTCCTATTCGGGCCTTAAAACGGCGGTAATTAATCAGATCGATCAATTTAGAGTAAAAGAGGTTCCCCGGGACCCTGTAACGGGGAATTATCGGAGCGAAGATGTGGCCGCCTCGTTCCAGAAGGCGGCCATCGAAATTCTGCTGCGGGCCCTGTTTCGGGCGGTGGAAGATACGGGCCTGAGGACGGTGGTTATCGGGGGAGGGGTGGCGGCTAACTCGTACCTTCGACAGCGCCTTGCCGCAGAAAAGGATCTGCGTTGTCTGTTCCCGCCCCTTTCTCTTTGTGGGGATAACGGGGCCATGGTGGCAGGTATCGGTTTTCGGTACCTTGCCCGGGGCGATCGGAGCCCCTGGACCACTACGGCCGCAGCCCGGGTGCGGGCCTTTAAACGACGCTATCCCTAGGCGGATTGGCTACATGATAAGAGGGCGGCGGTAGGCCGCCGGTATACCCTGAGATCTGATTATGAGAGGGGCTCCCACTATGCGGGGAATAGTATTGTCAGGGCCTTTACATTATTTTGATAATCGGCTATAGTAAAGCCCAATTTGTGTGGTAGGTTAGACGAAGGAAGGTTGTTATGTCACGGACATGCGATATCTGCGGAAAACATACGGTGACGGGAAATAAGGTCAGTCACGCCAATAATCATACCCGTCGGACCTGGAGACCCAACCTGGTAAAAGTTAAGACCGAGATTGGGGGTACCACGGCGACCCTTAAGATTTGTACCCGCTGTCTGAAAAGCGATTTTATTACCAAGAAGGTGTAAGCAGTCGAGGGGAGGGGCGCTTGTAGTGCTTCTCGCGGGGGAAAAGGGTAATTTCCCTTTTTAGGGAATTGAGGAGGAAAGCTCCTGGTGAACACCAGGGGCTTTTTTATTTCCCCTATCGCTGAGTAAAAGGTCGATCGTTAAAAGCCCCCAGGTCCAGAAATCCGGGGCTTTAATGGGCAGGTCTCGGGGCAGGGCTTTGGAATGCTTCCCTTATAACGAAAGGTGTCCCTTATACGA from Thermanaerothrix sp. carries:
- a CDS encoding tRNA (adenosine(37)-N6)-threonylcarbamoyltransferase complex transferase subunit TsaD, whose protein sequence is LLVSGGHSILCKVKDFDTIEVLGTTIDDAVGEAFDKVAKYYGFGYPGGVYIDRLAQRGDSEAFRFPLPNLYKGEHRYDVSYSGLKTAVINQIDQFRVKEVPRDPVTGNYRSEDVAASFQKAAIEILLRALFRAVEDTGLRTVVIGGGVAANSYLRQRLAAEKDLRCLFPPLSLCGDNGAMVAGIGFRYLARGDRSPWTTTAAARVRAFKRRYP
- the rpmB gene encoding 50S ribosomal protein L28; the protein is MSRTCDICGKHTVTGNKVSHANNHTRRTWRPNLVKVKTEIGGTTATLKICTRCLKSDFITKKV